The following proteins come from a genomic window of Yinghuangia sp. ASG 101:
- a CDS encoding ribonucleotide-diphosphate reductase subunit beta — translation MNLTLRPMRYPGFYERYRAAIRNTWTVEEVDLASDLPDLARLAPAERHLVQRLVAFFATGDTIVANNLVLNLYKHINAPEARLYLSRQLYEEAVHVQFYLTLLDTYLPDEAERARAFAAVEHIPSIRRKAEFCFRWIDAATGRERLDTREDRRAFLLNLICFAACVEGLFFYGAFAYVYFLRSRGVLGGLASGTNWVFRDESAHMEFAFDVVDTVRAEEPDLFDDELADAVRRMLAEAVDAEAAFAEDLLGGGVPGLTVADMRTYLEHVADRRLTRLGLEPVHGSANPFPFMALQDVQELANFFERKVSAYQVGVSGTVSFDEDF, via the coding sequence ATGAACCTCACCCTGCGCCCCATGCGTTACCCCGGGTTCTACGAGCGCTACCGCGCCGCGATCCGCAACACGTGGACCGTCGAGGAGGTCGACCTCGCGTCCGACCTGCCGGACCTGGCCCGCCTCGCCCCGGCCGAACGCCACCTGGTGCAACGGCTCGTGGCGTTCTTCGCGACCGGCGACACCATCGTCGCGAACAACCTCGTCCTGAACCTGTACAAGCACATCAACGCCCCCGAGGCGCGGCTGTACCTGTCACGGCAGCTGTACGAGGAGGCCGTGCACGTCCAGTTCTACCTGACCCTGCTGGACACCTACCTGCCCGACGAGGCCGAGCGGGCACGGGCGTTCGCGGCGGTCGAGCACATCCCGTCGATCCGGCGCAAGGCCGAGTTCTGCTTCCGGTGGATCGACGCGGCGACGGGCCGCGAGCGGCTGGACACGCGCGAGGACCGGCGCGCGTTCCTGCTCAACCTCATCTGCTTCGCCGCGTGCGTCGAAGGGCTGTTCTTCTACGGGGCGTTCGCGTACGTCTACTTCCTGCGCTCGCGCGGCGTCCTGGGTGGGCTGGCCTCGGGCACGAACTGGGTGTTCCGCGACGAGTCGGCGCACATGGAGTTCGCGTTCGACGTCGTGGACACGGTCCGCGCCGAGGAGCCGGACCTGTTCGACGACGAACTCGCCGACGCCGTACGCCGGATGCTCGCCGAGGCGGTGGACGCCGAGGCCGCCTTCGCGGAGGACCTCCTCGGCGGCGGCGTCCCCGGCCTGACCGTCGCCGACATGCGCACGTACCTGGAGCACGTCGCCGACCGGCGGCTGACCCGGCTCGGCCTCGAACCGGTGCACGGCAGCGCCAACCCGTTCCCGTTCATGGCCCTGCAGGACGTCCAGGAGCTCGCGAACTTCTTCGAGCGCAAGGTGTCCGCGTACCAGGTCGGCGTGTCCGGGACGGTCAGCTTCGACGAGGACTTCTGA
- a CDS encoding ribonucleoside-diphosphate reductase subunit alpha: MTVLDGVHTPARFRSDAPVHADDADARRDRIVAELTACAEDLPDVEIALVADRTAAGLPADAPDRALGELLVRTAADLIAEDPAYSRLAARLLARRIGDEVRGQGIGSFSSAVAAGHREGLIGDGTAAFVAAHADALDAAVDPEADRRFEYFGLRTVADRYLLRHPRTRAVIETPQYFLLRVACGLSRTPEEAIGFHRLMSSLAYLPSSPTLFNSGTRHTQMSSCYLLDSPRDELESIYEVYGRVARLSKFAGGIGVSWSRVRSRGALIRGTNGHSNGIVPWLRTLDASVAAVNQGGRRKGAACVYLETWHPDVLEFLELRDNTGEDARRTHNLNLANWIPDLFMRRVEEDAVWSLFDPDEVPGLPDLWGEEFDRAYTAAEAEGRFVRQIPARDLYARMMRTLAQTGNGWMTFKDAANRTCNQAAEPGNVVHLSNLCTEIVEVTSDDETAVCNLGSVNLAAHLAADGSGVDRERLRATVRTAVTFLDRVVDINYYPTEQAARSNPRWRPVGLGVMGLQDVFFALRLPFDSPEAREVSADLAEEIYLTALETSCDLAAESGPHPGFAATHAARGRLQPDLWPGVTPRQRERWAALRARVAAHGLRNSLLVAIAPTATIASIAGCYECVEPQVSNLFKRETLSGEFLQINPYLVRELKARGLWTADVRERIRRAEGSAQDITELPDDVRALYRTAWELPQRALIDAAAARAPYIDQSQSLNLFMADPTIGKLSSMYRHAWRSGLKTTYYLRSRPATRIAQATVPTRKPVSAEDAVACSLENPESCEACQ; encoded by the coding sequence GTGACCGTCCTGGACGGCGTGCACACGCCTGCCCGTTTCCGCTCCGATGCCCCGGTGCACGCGGACGACGCCGACGCCCGGCGCGACCGCATCGTCGCCGAACTCACGGCGTGTGCGGAGGACTTGCCGGATGTCGAGATCGCCCTCGTGGCCGACCGGACGGCCGCCGGACTGCCCGCCGACGCGCCCGACCGGGCCCTCGGCGAGCTTTTGGTGCGTACGGCCGCTGACCTGATCGCCGAGGATCCCGCGTACTCCCGGCTCGCGGCGCGGCTGCTCGCCCGGCGCATCGGCGACGAGGTGCGCGGCCAGGGCATCGGCTCGTTCTCGTCCGCCGTGGCGGCCGGGCACCGCGAAGGGCTGATCGGCGACGGCACGGCGGCGTTCGTCGCCGCGCACGCCGACGCGCTCGACGCCGCGGTGGATCCCGAAGCGGACCGCCGGTTCGAGTACTTCGGGTTGCGCACGGTCGCCGACCGGTACCTGCTGCGGCACCCGCGCACGCGCGCCGTGATCGAGACGCCGCAGTACTTCCTGCTGCGCGTGGCCTGCGGACTCTCGCGCACCCCGGAGGAGGCGATCGGGTTCCACCGGCTGATGTCGTCGCTGGCGTACCTGCCGAGTTCGCCGACGCTGTTCAACTCCGGGACGCGGCACACCCAGATGTCGTCGTGCTACCTGCTGGACTCGCCGCGCGACGAACTGGAGTCGATCTACGAGGTGTACGGCCGCGTCGCCCGCCTCTCGAAGTTCGCCGGCGGCATCGGGGTCTCGTGGTCGCGCGTACGCTCGCGCGGCGCGCTGATCCGGGGGACGAACGGGCACTCGAACGGCATTGTGCCGTGGCTGCGGACGCTGGACGCGTCGGTCGCGGCGGTCAACCAGGGCGGGCGGCGCAAGGGTGCGGCATGCGTGTACCTGGAGACGTGGCACCCGGACGTCCTCGAATTCCTCGAACTGCGCGACAACACCGGCGAGGACGCGCGGCGCACCCACAACCTGAACCTGGCGAACTGGATCCCCGACCTGTTCATGCGGCGGGTCGAGGAGGACGCCGTCTGGTCGCTGTTCGACCCCGACGAGGTGCCCGGGCTGCCGGACCTGTGGGGCGAGGAGTTCGACCGCGCGTACACCGCGGCCGAGGCCGAGGGCCGCTTCGTCCGGCAGATCCCGGCGCGCGACCTGTACGCCCGCATGATGCGCACCCTCGCGCAGACCGGCAACGGCTGGATGACGTTCAAGGACGCCGCCAACCGCACCTGCAACCAGGCCGCCGAACCCGGCAACGTCGTTCACTTGTCCAACTTGTGCACCGAGATCGTCGAGGTCACCTCCGACGACGAGACCGCGGTGTGCAACCTGGGATCGGTCAACCTCGCCGCGCACCTCGCCGCGGACGGTTCGGGCGTCGACCGCGAACGGCTGCGCGCGACCGTGCGCACGGCGGTGACGTTCCTCGACCGGGTGGTGGACATCAACTACTACCCGACCGAGCAGGCGGCCCGGTCGAACCCGCGCTGGCGGCCGGTGGGGCTGGGCGTGATGGGACTCCAGGACGTGTTCTTCGCGCTGCGGCTGCCGTTCGACTCCCCGGAGGCGCGGGAGGTGTCCGCCGACCTCGCCGAGGAGATCTACCTCACCGCGCTGGAGACCTCGTGCGACCTGGCCGCCGAGTCGGGCCCGCACCCGGGCTTCGCGGCGACGCACGCCGCGCGCGGGCGGCTCCAGCCGGACCTGTGGCCGGGGGTGACGCCGCGTCAGCGGGAGCGCTGGGCGGCGTTGCGCGCCCGGGTCGCCGCGCACGGGCTGCGCAACTCGCTGCTGGTGGCGATCGCTCCGACCGCGACGATCGCGTCCATCGCCGGGTGCTACGAGTGCGTCGAACCCCAGGTGTCGAACCTGTTCAAGCGCGAGACGCTCTCGGGTGAGTTCCTGCAGATCAACCCCTATCTGGTACGGGAGTTGAAGGCGCGCGGGCTGTGGACCGCCGACGTCCGCGAACGCATCCGCCGGGCCGAGGGGTCCGCCCAGGACATCACCGAACTCCCGGACGACGTACGCGCGTTGTACCGCACGGCGTGGGAACTCCCGCAGCGGGCACTGATCGACGCCGCGGCGGCGCGCGCGCCGTACATCGACCAGTCGCAGTCGCTGAACCTGTTCATGGCCGACCCGACCATCGGGAAGCTGTCGTCGATGTACCGGCACGCGTGGCGGTCGGGCCTCAAGACCACCTACTACCTGCGCTCGCGGCCGGCCACGCGCATCGCGCAGGCCACCGTGCCCACCCGGAAGCCGGTCTCCGCCGAGGACGCGGTCGCCTGCTCCCTGGAGAACCCCGAGTCGTGCGAGGCCTGCCAGTGA
- a CDS encoding LacI family DNA-binding transcriptional regulator, with the protein MPRRKRPTSTDVARAAGVSQTTVSFVLNDRPGHGIPEETRQRVLEAARRLDYRPHATARSLARGRSDIAVLAIPGLPIGAGISRFVEGLAAELAAHGLTLVTHLAGGRGRPLTDVCAEIGASAVIGFEAFDDATVRALYRAGADVVIPSSPEGSSTAPIGRFQARHLIERGHRRLGYALPRHPGLLRMAEGRLRGVAEACAEAGLAPPVVRSTDLEAATAAEAVAGWRAEAVTGVCAFNDETAIAVLAGLREHGLTAPADLAVVGVDDIPTARLADPPLTTISFDLGEVVRRRAAMVVAGLAGREPPGIAAAFDPRLIQRPST; encoded by the coding sequence ATGCCCCGTCGCAAGCGCCCGACCAGCACCGACGTCGCCAGGGCCGCCGGCGTGTCGCAGACGACCGTCAGCTTCGTCCTCAACGACCGCCCGGGCCACGGGATCCCCGAGGAGACCCGGCAGCGCGTCCTGGAGGCGGCCCGGCGCCTCGACTACCGGCCGCACGCCACCGCACGCTCGCTGGCCCGCGGGCGCAGCGACATCGCGGTGCTCGCCATCCCGGGGCTCCCGATCGGCGCGGGGATCAGCCGCTTCGTCGAAGGGCTCGCCGCCGAACTCGCCGCACACGGCCTCACGCTGGTCACCCACCTCGCGGGCGGGCGCGGTCGGCCTCTGACGGACGTCTGCGCGGAGATCGGCGCGTCCGCCGTGATCGGCTTCGAGGCCTTCGACGACGCCACCGTGCGGGCCCTGTACCGCGCGGGCGCCGACGTCGTGATCCCCTCCTCGCCGGAAGGCTCGTCGACGGCGCCGATCGGACGGTTCCAGGCCCGACACCTCATCGAGCGGGGCCACCGCCGCCTCGGCTACGCCCTGCCGCGCCACCCCGGCCTGCTGCGCATGGCCGAGGGGCGCCTTCGGGGGGTGGCCGAAGCGTGCGCGGAGGCGGGCCTCGCACCGCCGGTCGTGCGCAGCACCGACCTCGAGGCGGCCACCGCCGCGGAGGCGGTGGCCGGCTGGAGGGCGGAGGCGGTGACGGGCGTGTGCGCCTTCAACGACGAAACCGCCATCGCGGTTCTCGCGGGCCTGCGCGAACACGGCCTCACCGCGCCCGCCGACCTGGCCGTCGTCGGCGTCGACGACATCCCCACCGCACGGCTGGCCGACCCGCCGCTGACCACCATCAGCTTCGACCTCGGCGAGGTCGTCCGCCGCCGTGCCGCGATGGTCGTGGCGGGGCTGGCCGGCCGCGAACCCCCGGGCATCGCCGCGGCGTTCGACCCCCGGCTGATCCAGCGCCCCTCGACCTGA